A genomic window from Deltaproteobacteria bacterium includes:
- a CDS encoding glycosyltransferase family 4 protein: protein MQLKIAYMTNNGKIPSRKADGVAVMNTCSQLARHGFDVELVVPRGQVPSCETSLQGRTIWDFYQVPESFKITYFPCPYFCSLLGHAGYGMLAVSYAALKGKSLIYSRHIELAYLAALYGRISIFESHNYLKVSQHSLLPHWIRMLRNRARRVAMVVTTQAGAKAYEDRGVPRERILIAPNGVDVRRFVLTESRDVIRRSLRLPKVKTIVGFSGHLYEGRGIEELLECAKLLDSLFFLIVGGESDDIQRCDALVQDLGLSNVRFAGFVSQSELPGYVAASDILVMPYSEATPSHNYMSPMKMFDYLASGRPIVATDFPVVREILQDRRNAVLVPPGSGKALAGGIEWLLQHPDSAKNIGEQARRDAEGYSWENRVRRIVTWMREMFFEHAAQCGAS from the coding sequence ATGCAATTAAAGATTGCCTATATGACTAACAATGGGAAGATCCCATCCCGCAAAGCCGACGGCGTGGCGGTAATGAACACTTGCAGTCAATTGGCTCGTCATGGCTTTGATGTCGAACTTGTAGTGCCGAGAGGACAGGTCCCCTCCTGTGAGACATCATTGCAGGGAAGGACGATTTGGGACTTTTACCAGGTTCCGGAGAGTTTCAAGATAACTTACTTTCCTTGTCCTTACTTCTGTTCTTTGCTCGGACACGCCGGATATGGCATGCTGGCAGTATCTTATGCAGCGCTTAAGGGCAAATCGTTGATCTATTCGAGACACATTGAACTGGCTTATCTGGCTGCATTATACGGGAGAATATCCATTTTCGAATCTCACAATTATCTTAAAGTCAGCCAACACTCCCTTCTGCCCCACTGGATAAGAATGTTGAGAAACCGCGCGCGAAGGGTCGCTATGGTGGTAACAACCCAGGCCGGAGCAAAAGCCTATGAGGACCGGGGGGTACCACGGGAACGCATACTAATCGCCCCGAATGGTGTTGATGTCAGGCGGTTTGTACTGACCGAATCAAGAGATGTGATTAGGAGATCGCTTAGGCTTCCGAAGGTAAAGACGATAGTCGGATTTAGCGGGCATCTGTATGAGGGAAGAGGTATTGAAGAATTGCTGGAATGTGCCAAGTTGTTGGATAGCCTCTTTTTCCTCATCGTAGGTGGTGAATCCGATGATATTCAAAGATGTGATGCTCTAGTTCAAGATCTGGGTTTGTCCAATGTTAGATTTGCTGGCTTTGTTTCCCAGTCGGAATTGCCGGGTTACGTTGCGGCGTCTGACATTCTCGTCATGCCCTATAGCGAAGCCACTCCAAGCCATAATTACATGTCACCCATGAAGATGTTTGACTACCTGGCAAGTGGACGTCCAATAGTGGCTACAGATTTTCCAGTAGTCAGGGAAATCCTTCAGGATAGGCGAAACGCCGTCCTTGTTCCGCCGGGTAGCGGTAAAGCCTTGGCTGGTGGCATTGAGTGGTTGCTTCAGCATCCAGACTCAGCGAAAAATATTGGAGAACAGGCCAGACGAGATGCAGAAGGCTACTCCTGGGAGAACCGGGTTCGGCGAATCGTGACGTGGATGAGGGAAATGTTTTTTGAACATGCAGCACAATGCGGCGCGTCCTGA
- a CDS encoding glycosyltransferase → MVCSRTPNDLPVPPHGKTCWPWTKDSPRVPETMPNGRPWPKISVVTPSYNQGEFIEEAIRSVLLQAYPNLEYIIIDGGSTDNTVEIVRRYECWLSHWVSEKDRGQAHAVNKGWTWSSGQILGWLNSDDVYAPKALFAVAEAWHEAGKSSMVYGDALSTNVFLRPHSKKSMNGYSLKTMLLGKSMPQPAVFLSKDFFSEIGPLDETLYYALDFEFFLRAWLHPSADSFCYVPRVLAYSRRYGETKCQTGGTGHAKENVEVLRRIWTDGMQPYHVSRNWRMAFSMALARQVVRYLDSGNFSEALSVFREAFTWSPWMVANMAKPLGYFVLGKLRSQPSRWAVTESTGDL, encoded by the coding sequence ATGGTGTGCAGTCGAACTCCAAATGACCTCCCAGTGCCTCCGCACGGTAAGACTTGCTGGCCATGGACAAAGGACAGCCCCCGAGTTCCCGAGACCATGCCCAACGGGCGCCCTTGGCCGAAGATTAGTGTGGTTACGCCATCGTACAACCAAGGAGAGTTTATCGAGGAGGCCATTAGGTCCGTGTTGTTACAAGCGTACCCGAATCTGGAGTATATCATCATTGACGGCGGCAGCACAGACAACACGGTCGAAATCGTCCGGAGGTACGAATGCTGGCTGAGCCATTGGGTAAGTGAAAAGGACAGGGGTCAGGCTCACGCCGTGAACAAGGGCTGGACATGGAGTTCCGGCCAAATTCTGGGGTGGCTCAATTCAGATGATGTTTACGCGCCAAAGGCGCTTTTTGCGGTGGCCGAAGCGTGGCATGAGGCAGGCAAATCAAGCATGGTGTACGGAGATGCCCTTTCAACAAACGTCTTTCTGCGGCCCCACTCAAAGAAGAGTATGAACGGGTATTCTTTGAAAACCATGCTCCTTGGGAAGTCTATGCCCCAACCCGCAGTTTTTCTATCCAAGGACTTTTTTTCTGAAATCGGGCCCCTGGATGAGACCCTTTACTACGCGCTTGATTTTGAGTTTTTCCTTCGTGCCTGGTTACACCCCAGTGCGGATTCGTTCTGTTACGTCCCGCGAGTATTGGCGTATTCACGCAGATATGGCGAGACCAAGTGCCAAACCGGCGGCACTGGCCATGCCAAAGAGAATGTCGAGGTATTGAGAAGGATTTGGACAGACGGCATGCAGCCCTATCATGTCTCCAGAAACTGGCGTATGGCGTTTTCTATGGCACTTGCCCGCCAGGTTGTGAGGTACTTAGACAGCGGCAATTTTTCTGAAGCGCTCAGCGTATTTCGGGAGGCGTTTACGTGGTCCCCCTGGATGGTCGCGAACATGGCGAAGCCCCTGGGATACTTTGTCCTTGGAAAGCTTCGGTCCCAGCCTTCTCGATGGGCAGTAACGGAAAGCACAGGGGATCTCTAA
- a CDS encoding glycosyltransferase, which translates to MNILQVNAFDDFGGAARIAWNLFESYRGRGHRSWLAVGHKGSNDPNVFPIPNDASRDAWARLFIRMGDFLGPLRERIKGAGLLRRLLMGPVGQTRRWHSIRAGSEDFDFPGTGKLLDLLPARPDLLHGHNLHGRYFDLRRLPWFSAQFPVFLTLHDAWLLGGHCAHSFDCERWEMGCGHCPDLTIPPAVSRDATAENWQRKRRIYAFSRVYVATPSRWLMRKVEQSILAPAVVDAKVIPNGIDLSVFCPGDRHIARQALGIPEGVRLLLSTAKGKRRNIWQDYEAMEDAIAKVSDRLPQTAIWTIVLGRDERQTRVGLAQFHYLPREKRPDALALYYQAADIYMHPSRTDTFPSAVLEALGCGIPVLATAVGGIPEQVKGCSAVSQRDEDDEFNTFSVDEATGVLVPSGEGSHMAGALEWLLEDNTSRHRMGENAARDARRRFDLNRQVDTYLQWYEEIVEAHSPKSSVLTQTTLLETPGSTP; encoded by the coding sequence ATGAACATTCTGCAAGTCAACGCCTTTGATGACTTTGGAGGAGCTGCGAGAATTGCGTGGAACCTGTTTGAAAGTTATCGAGGCCGCGGGCACAGGTCGTGGCTTGCCGTGGGGCACAAGGGATCGAACGATCCCAACGTCTTTCCGATCCCTAACGATGCCAGTAGAGATGCCTGGGCCCGGTTATTCATCCGGATGGGAGATTTTCTTGGTCCGCTGAGAGAGAGGATCAAAGGGGCGGGGTTGCTTCGCAGACTTCTGATGGGTCCAGTGGGCCAGACCCGTAGATGGCATTCGATTAGAGCCGGTAGTGAAGACTTTGATTTTCCTGGGACGGGTAAGCTCTTGGATCTTTTGCCGGCTCGGCCAGATCTACTGCATGGCCACAACCTCCACGGTCGGTATTTCGACCTACGAAGGCTGCCATGGTTCAGCGCTCAATTCCCTGTTTTCTTGACTTTGCACGACGCCTGGCTTCTAGGCGGACACTGCGCCCATTCCTTTGACTGTGAGCGCTGGGAAATGGGATGCGGGCATTGTCCGGACTTGACGATTCCCCCAGCCGTTTCTCGGGATGCTACGGCTGAGAACTGGCAGCGAAAACGCCGGATTTATGCTTTTAGCCGAGTGTATGTGGCCACGCCATCCCGCTGGCTTATGCGTAAGGTGGAGCAATCCATCCTGGCGCCGGCAGTCGTCGATGCCAAGGTCATCCCAAATGGTATAGACCTCTCCGTGTTTTGCCCAGGTGATCGTCATATTGCACGGCAGGCCCTGGGGATACCGGAGGGCGTGCGGCTGCTCCTTTCTACTGCCAAGGGGAAGCGGCGAAATATATGGCAAGATTACGAGGCGATGGAAGATGCCATTGCAAAGGTTTCCGATCGTCTCCCCCAGACGGCAATATGGACTATTGTGCTCGGCCGTGATGAAAGACAGACGCGTGTTGGGCTAGCACAGTTTCACTACCTCCCGCGTGAAAAGCGGCCTGATGCACTCGCACTTTATTACCAGGCGGCCGACATTTACATGCACCCTTCCCGAACCGACACATTCCCGTCTGCGGTTCTGGAAGCCCTTGGTTGCGGTATCCCGGTTTTGGCTACTGCTGTCGGGGGCATTCCAGAACAGGTGAAAGGATGCAGTGCCGTATCTCAAAGAGATGAAGATGATGAATTCAACACATTCTCCGTTGATGAGGCCACAGGAGTTTTGGTGCCATCCGGAGAAGGAAGTCACATGGCCGGAGCCCTTGAGTGGCTGCTGGAAGACAACACTTCACGGCATCGCATGGGTGAAAATGCAGCTCGCGATGCTCGTAGGCGTTTTGATCTCAACAGACAGGTGGACACGTATCTACAGTGGTATGAAGAAATCGTTGAGGCACACAGCCCCAAATCCTCGGTCCTTACCCAGACAACCTTATTGGAGACTCCCGGTTCGACGCCATAA